The proteins below come from a single Streptococcus hyointestinalis genomic window:
- a CDS encoding deoxynucleoside kinase: MIILAGMIGVGKTTYTAQLAKELGTEAFFEPVEDNPILDKYYENPEKYGFALQIYFLNKRFKAIKKAYHRDDNVLDRSIYEDALFTFINTLQGSISTQEYGIYLELLDNMMEELDGMPKKAPDLLIYLDASFEHIISNIKKRGRSYEQPTETNGLEDYYRLLHNHYQEWYDKYDYSPKMLIKTDNIDITCDDDWQQVFEQIKDKMQELGIGD; this comes from the coding sequence GTGATTATATTAGCAGGGATGATTGGCGTTGGTAAGACCACTTACACCGCCCAATTAGCCAAAGAACTGGGAACTGAAGCTTTTTTTGAGCCTGTCGAGGACAATCCTATTTTGGATAAATACTATGAAAATCCTGAAAAATACGGCTTTGCTTTACAGATTTACTTTCTCAACAAACGCTTTAAAGCTATCAAAAAAGCTTATCATAGAGATGACAATGTGCTTGACCGCTCTATCTATGAGGATGCGCTCTTTACCTTTATTAACACGCTACAAGGCAGTATCTCAACGCAGGAGTACGGTATCTATCTAGAGCTTTTAGACAATATGATGGAAGAGCTTGACGGCATGCCTAAAAAAGCGCCAGACCTTCTCATCTACCTTGACGCTAGCTTTGAGCATATTATAAGTAATATCAAAAAACGTGGGCGCAGCTATGAGCAACCGACGGAAACCAATGGTCTTGAGGACTACTATCGTCTGCTTCATAACCATTATCAGGAATGGTATGACAAGTACGACTATAGCCCCAAAATGCTCATCAAGACAGACAATATTGACATTACCTGTGATGACGATTGGCAACAAGTCTTTGAGCAAATCAAAGATAAAATGCAAGAGCTAGGAATAGGAGACTAA
- a CDS encoding carbohydrate-binding domain-containing protein: MTSKHTKQTFSFRKFKFGLASALIGLTTFGIMAGSASADEASSSEPSSALVTQTSDSTTTDTEASTATTDTSSSATTDATSTDTTASTTPSTATAASTESSSTASNSSEKASADSVVATTEASTDVSAESETNTSQESTTTENTTDTSASTEDTDNATSETSTASASDSTTDTQSVTVSADTTTTIADNTSYVISSAGTYTFTGTATNSSIIVSDDVSGQVTVNLDNVNITNSAPAISSQGLATVLLATSGTNNITSTSSVGINVSGDLNFSGDGYTAIASGSGSNGIYGDTVTIESGTYVISSGSDGIEATTAINLLGGDITIIAGGQGMATIDTENLTIGDITIDGANLTITSTDRGIHAGHNFTLNSGNVSIKTDDEGIEAWYLTINGGTLYVDAADDGLNATPNANAGMLATDQIELNINGGTVYVNAGGDGFDSNGNLTITGGTIVVYGGSGQDGTDTALGYDGEGIITGGTLIAGSANAAMAEAFDSSSSQDFLATNLTASAGETVTITDSAGNTVTSFTTPISLAHLVYSSASLTDGSDYTITTGSNTTTTTASTEYTNTNAPGGQGGPMNGQMPGDGTTPPALPDGTTPSDMPTPPNGSGAFDGTVPSDVPTPPNETNGTTPPERPTGDNNDQATTNQPQVPSNQGAEQGIDSSIDTTSAQAPTEMTPPNGQDLPSDNGTAPTGNNFGETGNGNFAPSQMPPVDGKSAPTNQAPAMQTPSQAGEAGLTLASQTNSQKATTTSLPETGESQSRFEYAGVGLIGLATTLGLAGLKKKKEDA; this comes from the coding sequence ATGACATCAAAACACACCAAACAAACTTTTTCTTTTCGTAAGTTTAAATTTGGCTTAGCCTCGGCGCTGATAGGTCTGACAACCTTTGGGATTATGGCAGGAAGTGCAAGTGCAGATGAAGCAAGCAGTAGCGAGCCTAGCTCGGCTCTTGTCACACAAACAAGCGATTCAACGACGACAGATACCGAAGCTTCTACGGCTACTACAGATACAAGCTCAAGTGCTACTACAGATGCTACTAGTACAGATACAACAGCGAGCACAACACCAAGTACAGCCACAGCAGCTTCTACCGAGTCTAGCAGTACAGCTTCAAATAGCAGTGAAAAAGCAAGTGCAGATTCAGTAGTAGCTACTACTGAGGCAAGCACAGATGTAAGTGCAGAAAGTGAAACAAACACCAGTCAAGAGTCAACTACAACAGAGAACACCACAGATACAAGTGCTAGTACAGAGGATACAGATAATGCCACTAGTGAGACAAGCACAGCTTCTGCGTCAGACAGCACAACAGACACTCAGAGTGTCACAGTAAGCGCAGATACGACGACAACTATCGCTGACAATACCAGCTATGTCATCTCAAGTGCTGGGACCTACACCTTTACAGGGACTGCTACCAACAGCTCCATCATTGTCTCTGATGATGTTTCTGGTCAAGTGACAGTCAATCTTGACAATGTCAATATCACAAATAGCGCACCAGCTATTTCCTCACAAGGCTTAGCGACCGTACTTCTCGCGACATCTGGCACCAACAACATCACCTCCACCTCATCTGTTGGTATTAACGTTAGTGGTGACCTCAATTTTTCAGGTGACGGCTACACTGCGATTGCCTCTGGTTCTGGTAGCAACGGTATCTACGGCGACACTGTGACCATCGAGTCTGGGACTTATGTCATTTCGTCTGGAAGTGATGGGATTGAAGCCACGACAGCCATTAACTTGCTTGGAGGTGACATCACTATCATTGCTGGTGGGCAAGGGATGGCAACCATTGACACAGAGAACTTAACCATTGGTGACATTACCATTGATGGGGCAAATCTGACCATCACTTCAACCGACCGTGGTATCCATGCTGGGCATAATTTCACGCTTAACTCTGGAAATGTCTCTATCAAGACGGACGACGAAGGTATCGAGGCTTGGTACTTGACTATCAATGGAGGTACGCTGTATGTGGACGCTGCAGATGACGGACTCAATGCTACGCCAAATGCAAATGCTGGCATGCTGGCGACAGACCAGATTGAGCTTAACATCAATGGTGGTACAGTCTATGTCAATGCTGGTGGTGACGGCTTTGACTCTAATGGTAATCTAACCATTACAGGTGGTACCATTGTGGTTTATGGTGGTTCTGGTCAGGACGGTACCGATACAGCGCTTGGCTATGACGGTGAGGGTATCATCACAGGGGGTACGCTGATTGCAGGTTCGGCAAATGCTGCTATGGCAGAAGCTTTTGACAGCAGCTCTAGCCAAGATTTCCTAGCGACAAATCTCACAGCAAGCGCAGGAGAAACAGTGACTATTACAGATAGCGCTGGAAATACCGTCACAAGCTTTACCACACCGATTAGCCTAGCTCACTTGGTTTACTCAAGCGCTAGCTTGACAGATGGTAGTGACTATACTATCACTACTGGCAGCAATACGACAACAACGACAGCTAGCACAGAGTACACCAATACCAATGCTCCAGGCGGTCAAGGTGGTCCGATGAATGGGCAAATGCCAGGCGATGGCACAACGCCACCAGCTCTGCCAGACGGCACAACACCAAGTGATATGCCAACCCCACCAAATGGCAGTGGAGCATTTGATGGCACAGTTCCAAGCGATGTACCGACTCCACCAAACGAAACGAACGGTACAACGCCACCTGAGCGCCCAACTGGTGATAATAATGACCAAGCAACTACTAACCAACCACAAGTACCTTCTAACCAAGGAGCAGAGCAAGGTATCGATTCAAGCATAGACACAACCTCAGCGCAAGCTCCTACAGAAATGACCCCACCAAACGGACAAGACTTGCCTTCAGATAATGGCACAGCTCCTACTGGCAATAACTTTGGAGAAACAGGAAATGGCAACTTTGCCCCAAGCCAAATGCCACCAGTAGACGGTAAGTCAGCTCCAACCAACCAAGCACCTGCAATGCAAACGCCTAGCCAAGCTGGTGAAGCAGGGCTTACGTTAGCTAGCCAGACAAACTCACAAAAAGCTACAACGACGAGTCTCCCAGAGACAGGAGAAAGTCAATCCCGCTTTGAGTATGCTGGAGTAGGTCTCATCGGCTTAGCCACAACCTTAGGCTTGGCAGGACTTAAAAAGAAAAAAGAAGACGCTTAA
- the tehB gene encoding SAM-dependent methyltransferase TehB, with translation MIDTKDLIAYKQLPVWSADNIPDLFLDMHNTKVGTWGKLTILEGMLDYFELDEEGEVVHEARFDSASSIPFVEPQVWHRIKPASSNLRFYLTFYCQKEDYFAKKYHLTKTHSEVIFSAPYLKEHSRVLDLGCGQGRNALYLTLLGHDVTAVDKNAESLAFLEDIASREDLSLTTKACDIATADISGTYDFIVSTVVLMFLDAERIPDIIHNMQEHTTVGGYNLIVCAMDTKDYPCPMPFPFTFKEGELKDYYKDWELLKYNENVGELHRLDENGNRIQLRFDTMLARKVN, from the coding sequence ATGATAGATACCAAAGATTTGATTGCCTACAAACAACTGCCTGTCTGGAGTGCTGATAACATCCCAGATCTTTTCCTAGATATGCACAACACCAAGGTCGGCACCTGGGGAAAACTCACGATTTTAGAGGGGATGTTGGATTATTTTGAGCTAGATGAAGAGGGCGAGGTTGTGCATGAGGCTCGCTTTGATAGTGCTTCTTCCATTCCTTTTGTAGAGCCGCAGGTCTGGCACCGTATCAAGCCAGCCTCCAGCAACCTACGCTTTTATCTGACTTTTTATTGCCAAAAAGAGGATTATTTCGCTAAAAAATACCACCTCACCAAGACCCACTCTGAGGTCATCTTTAGCGCTCCTTATCTAAAAGAGCACAGTCGTGTGCTAGATTTGGGCTGTGGACAAGGGCGCAATGCGCTTTATCTGACTTTACTTGGACACGATGTCACTGCTGTGGATAAGAATGCCGAAAGCCTTGCCTTTCTAGAAGATATAGCCAGTCGTGAAGACTTATCCCTCACGACAAAAGCATGCGACATCGCTACTGCTGACATCAGTGGGACTTACGACTTTATCGTCTCGACAGTTGTACTGATGTTTCTAGACGCTGAGCGTATCCCTGACATTATCCACAATATGCAGGAACACACTACAGTTGGTGGTTACAATCTCATCGTCTGCGCTATGGATACCAAGGACTATCCATGCCCTATGCCCTTTCCTTTTACCTTCAAAGAAGGCGAGCTCAAGGACTACTATAAAGACTGGGAGTTGCTCAAGTACAATGAAAATGTCGGTGAGCTCCACCGCTTAGATGAAAACGGCAACCGTATCCAACTACGATTTGACACTATGCTGGCACGCAAAGTCAACTAA
- a CDS encoding DUF3290 domain-containing protein, which yields MKFYSYDYVLSQISSGNWLMLGFLVVLLLATMATSVQAYRHKKDSKYRELVIILVLTTVLMACISISNFQSNSASDNQYRTSLHFIEVVSKELGVDKSKVYVNTSAATDGAILKVGNQFYRAISGSETDTYLLEKLELVSSDVELVEVDK from the coding sequence ATGAAATTTTACTCCTATGATTATGTTTTGAGTCAGATTAGCTCTGGCAACTGGCTTATGCTTGGTTTTTTAGTAGTTCTTTTGCTTGCGACAATGGCAACGTCTGTACAGGCTTATCGGCACAAAAAGGATAGCAAATATCGTGAGTTGGTGATTATCCTTGTGCTGACAACGGTGCTTATGGCATGTATCAGTATCAGCAATTTCCAGAGCAATAGCGCTTCGGATAATCAATACCGCACTTCGCTACACTTTATCGAGGTGGTCTCAAAAGAGCTGGGTGTGGACAAGTCTAAAGTCTATGTCAATACTTCAGCTGCGACAGATGGGGCGATTCTCAAGGTCGGCAATCAATTTTACCGAGCCATCTCAGGCAGTGAGACAGACACTTATTTGCTGGAAAAGCTAGAGCTAGTCAGTAGTGATGTAGAGCTTGTGGAGGTGGATAAATGA
- a CDS encoding DUF421 domain-containing protein, translated as MTLNYLDVAIKLAIGLLSLILVINISGKNNLAPTSASDQIQNYVLGGIIGGVIYSPAISILQYCIILLIWTVLVLSLKWLKTNSSLVKQVVDGKPIVLIKRGVLDVEACRSAGLSASDVALKLRGQGIFKIKDVKRAVLEQNGQLIVVQAGEENPKYPLVTDGVIQQDILDSMDKSESWLLDKLEEAGYTDVSQIFIAEYSNGQLDVVSYD; from the coding sequence ATGACGCTGAATTATTTAGATGTAGCCATTAAGCTGGCTATTGGTTTGCTGTCCTTGATTTTGGTTATCAATATCTCTGGCAAGAACAATCTAGCGCCGACGTCTGCTAGTGACCAGATTCAAAACTATGTGCTGGGTGGCATTATCGGTGGCGTGATTTACAGTCCAGCCATTTCTATCCTGCAGTATTGCATTATTCTCCTCATCTGGACAGTTTTGGTCTTGTCTCTCAAGTGGTTGAAAACCAACTCGTCTCTTGTCAAGCAGGTCGTGGACGGCAAGCCCATCGTTCTCATCAAACGTGGTGTATTGGATGTAGAGGCTTGTCGTAGTGCTGGCTTGTCTGCATCTGATGTGGCGCTCAAACTCCGTGGGCAAGGCATTTTCAAAATCAAGGACGTCAAACGTGCGGTGCTGGAGCAAAACGGTCAGCTTATCGTGGTCCAGGCCGGCGAGGAAAATCCCAAGTATCCGCTGGTGACAGACGGTGTTATTCAGCAGGATATTTTGGACAGTATGGATAAGAGCGAGAGCTGGCTTTTAGACAAGCTAGAAGAAGCGGGCTACACTGATGTCTCTCAGATTTTTATCGCTGAATACAGCAATGGTCAACTCGATGTCGTCTCTTATGATTAA